CCTATATCTTGTCGATCAAAGCTCCTTATCTTACTTTTGAAGATACAATTGTAATAGGCATATGATAGGGTTCGAACTTCAAtgataaaaattaaataattagcTTCATTGTGATGATCGTCAATTCTGTCAGATTGCATTTAGCTCCCGATCCACTTTTACATTTGTGGTCAGATGAATTTTAAATGTCCATAAATAAAGCATCAACAACATACGTCACCCACAATCACATTCAACCAACCATGTGATTCCATCAATTGGTGGGCCATAGAATGATAAAACAATTTCGAAATTATGAGCCAATCATTGGGCCATTATGTACAGCCCATATGCACATCTAAAACCCTAGCCGCAAACTGTGCAGCCATCAGCTTCTTTTCCACCACACCGTCAACCACCCAGATTTCTAGCTCATTTTGATCCTAcagctgacttggtcagtctatctactataacccaaatagtatcattcccatgctTTGTTCTTGGTCACTttgtgataaaatccatagttaccatttcccacttccaggtgggaagttcaggctgttgcagcaaacctgacggcttctggtgttcagctttaacttgcgcgcacgtcaaacatttggccacataagtggctatagatttcttcaaacctatccaccagtaatttgcttttaaatcctggtacatcttatcactaccAGGATGAACAGAACATTTGGAGCTATGGGCTTCTTGAAGAATAATGTCCTTAAGTCCTCCAtagattggaacccatattcgtccattcaatcttaggattccatccttgccatatGATAACTGCTCAGCAGTTACCCCCAACTTTTCATtcggatagttagcttctaacacagcttccttctgagcggctaacaacctttcattcaaattgttcttcaattcaaagctcttggcattgattctaatgggcttaacCCGTTCCTTCCTACTCaaagcatcagcgactacattcgctttgcctggatgatatcggatttcacaatcataatcattcagtgtCTCCATCCATCGACATTGTCTCATGTTCAGATCCTTCtggttaaacagatgttgaaggctcttatgatcagaatagatcacacacttagtaccatataaataatgcctccaaagttttagtgcaaacacaacggcacccacttccaagtcatgggtggtgtaattcttttcgtgcacctttaattgtcaggaagcatatgcaataactttgaccttttgcataagcacacatcccatacctGTGTGCGATTCGTCACAATAAACCATAAATTCTTCAAttccttcaggcaatgtcagcaCAGATGCATTGCTTAACTTCTGTTtaagaatatcaaaggattcttgttgcttaGGACCCCAATTAAACTTGATATTCTTGCGAGTCAAAGAAGtcaggggtgcagcaatccttgagaaattttcaataaaacgctTGTAATATCCTTCCAGACCCAAGAAGCAAcgaatctctgtgggcgtcttcggctcttgccaattcatgatggCTTCAATTTTAGCGGCATCCACCTGGATACCGCGCTcgctaaccacatgtccaagaaattggacttcacgaagccaaaactcacattttgaaaacttggtgtAGAGCTTCTCTTGCTGAAGAAGTTTAAGAATACATCAGAGGTGCTTTTCATGACCGGCCTGATTCTTCGAATATATAAGTATGTCATCAATAaatacaatgacaaacttgtccaaatatggcttggagacgcgattcatgagatccatgaacgctgctggtgcattagtgagcccgaaaggcatcaccaagaactcgtagtgaccataacgagtcccgaatgcagtcttatgcacatcttcatctctgaccttcagctgatggtaacctgaccttaaatcaatcttggagaagtaacttgccccttgcagttgatcgaacagatcgtcgatcctgggcaatggatatatattcttgattgtaaccttgtttagctcggcgataatcgatgcatagacgcatcgatccatcctttttcttcacaaatagaatcgatgctccccaaggagatgagctaggtctaataaaacctttcgccaacaaatcatccaactgagTCCTCAACTCTTTCATCTCAGTCGGCACCAACcgataaggtgctcttgcaactggtgctgctccaggaataatgtcaattctgaactccattTGCCTAACTggggggtaaaccaggtagttcttcagggaatacgtctggttattcagaaataacagggatgtcttcaaccttgggctttggttcatcaatggttacctgtgccatataaatgacacaacctttcatCATACACCTCGTtgccttaagcatagacacttgcttaggCAACCCATACTGAGTATCTCCTTGAATTGTGAGTGGTTCACCATGAGGAGTTTTAataaccacttgcttcttatcacaCACAATCTGAGCTTGATTAGAAGACAACCAATcgatgcctatcactatgtcgaatctagctaatttcaaaggaagcaaagacagtggaaaagagtggttcctaatggagatagaacatccatctaacacggttGAAGCAGTTTCTACAGTACCATCAGccaattctacttcatattttatgcttagggttctaacaggcagatttaataatTTACAAAATTTATTATCCACAAAAGActtatccgcacccgaatcaaacaatacccttgcatatacatcattgataagaaaggtacctgttatcacgttGTCATTCTGAAccgcttcttgtgcattcatttgaaagacccgaGCATTGGTCTTTTTACCTTCTTCAggtttcttggcatactttgggcagttggacttgatatgccccttctcgttacagttgtaacaagtcgcaTCCTTTATTTTCTTGCAATCTAATGTTTTATGCTCACcagatttgcagatcccacaagccctggGCTGCGATTGGGATTTTGACTCAAACCTGCACTTTCCTAGATGGCGCTTCTTGCAAGTCTTACATTTGGGCTTCTCACCTGACTGTTGGTCATCCTTTTTAAATCCCGAACTCTTCTTATGATCTGAGTTCCCTTTATGTTTCTTATTAGAACGGCGTGAGTtctcatcctcacgtttccttttcccCTCATCAGAATTTCTAAGCGATCCCTGCCTGACCGCATCAAGGGTAAGAGATAATGATAAATCAGCCACCGACCTGAAAGTGGTAGGTCTTGATGCTTTCACACTTGCTTTAATCTCCGgagctaaacccccaatgaaacgagctatGCGTTTTGGTTCTGGTGTGACCAAATATGGAACCAATCGTGACAtagtgttgaagctcgtgagataTTCTTGACAGTCTAAATTCTTCATGACCAAGGTCAAGAAGtcagtctcaattttctcaacttcatgttgaggacaggAATTCTCTTTGATCAACGCAACAAACCGATCCCAAGACAGATTATATAACGGGATCTTCCCAGTAGCTTGGATTagcgacctccaccaagctagagcttcacctttgaatgattgtgacacaaacttcacaatatccttatcagcacaaccactgatatcaaccacggtatccatctcgtctagccacgtcgGGAAATCAATGGCTCCTTTTTCCCTAGTGAAAtccctgggcttgcaggagacgaaATACTTATAAGAGCAGGTTTTAACACGTGGCTCTTGATTGAGCTCAGCTTTCTTAGACGGGACACTCCTCTGGTTTGACGAATGGTGAGATTCGTCTTTATGAGACACATGACtcttagagggtggttttggATGAGGTACTGATAGGGTCTTGTTCCTAGTACCACTTGATTCTCTAAAGTGCCTGTCCATGGCTTTAgtaacagcattgtcaattaatGCTTGAAGATTCACACCAGTTACGTTGATTTTGGTAGTATCATGATTTTCCCTCAGATGACTGTTGACTTCTTCTGATtctgccatgtagcttgattgcgaCATAAAATAATGACAATTTCTTATTCAGAAGTCTATAACAGAATTGTCATTCTTGATAATTCATTTAACCATGGTAATTATAAACCATATCGGTTCATTTGTTAAGCAAAATTTGTTAAGGATTTTGTTATAATTTATCCTTAGTTACAattcattaaaatattataatggcacaaaaggccaagtcacaaggacagttataaattataagccatgatcttatAGGGTCAAGGCATTAAGGCTTGAACATAGTTCATCACCTTTTCTTGACACGGAGtcgtagactacaactgtcttttgtctcaAATCACAataaatatggcccgtaggcatttcatcactaatggatgtttaaataataattaaagagaaggaattggaagaatccaatataaaggatgacttatgtgattttatcgaatcacatttgccaggagtgttaacatgttttcagatgttaacaaggatttgaatcttaataaggaactaccatcatggccctgtcttaaaatgacacatgggctaggttttgcctttaagattttgtttaatatataatgGCTGATCAATAAAAAAAGAAATGatatttttgatttatttcatatattatattcatgcatataatgACAAATGAAATTTTAAACTAAAACATTCCATTAGAATTAAAAggagtacataattgccctaaacgggacttatacataaataacatgcccacgcaggggctaaactgaaaatacaagtcctcgcagggactaggTACAtaaatagatgtccacacagggacttaattgaaaattaaaattaaacaaacgaacaattAAGGAATCTCAATAATCCCTTCTGTTCTTCCCCTTGATTAAATCAGCCAAGCCCTTAAGTAGACCCCGACGGCTTCTACGCTCCACTTGAACATCCTGTTCCACCTGGTTCAACCTCTGAAGTATCTCCTGCTGCTGTGGTGGTTGGATCGGctgcggctgctgctgctgcagaggttgaggaggtggtgggtATTGATACCCATAAGCTGGGTATCCAGTCTGGTAGGAAGGTGCGTAGGGCCCTTCAGGATGAAGAGCATTGTAGTTTGCCGCTACAAGATATGGGTCAACATCAGGGGCATTGTAGTAGTTGTAGCCAGAATAGgctggctgctcaaaagggttatacgccgctgcacTGGCGTATGAaggaattgggttatcaaaacccacttGTGGTGCTGGTGGTGGTGCGACTGGCGGAGAGTCGACCTCTGAAACTgggtttgaaggcccacccatctgcgggtcttcataTAGTGGCGGGTAGTGACTGCCACTGCAGTGTGGGGGGCGCTAAAGTGGaatccccctcgcacggacattcGTGCTCCTGATCTTCTctgcctcggtggctccggaggcggttgctgctgtggcggcggcggtggtgtaACCGCCTGAAAACGTGAATCCTTAGAGGGATCctactgctgctgctgctgaggtggGTTGAAAGGAGGAGTAAACTCCCCGGGGTAGGTGACCCACCTTTCTGCAAAGCTGTCTGAGCCCCGATATGGTGAACCGTGAAAGGACGATCCATCGGAAATCTCTATGGGATGCGTGGGCGTCCTGGTTGGTGGCTCGGCAGGATCGGGGTCATTATCATCCATCTTCATATCCCGCATCTTAGGATAATTATCAGCGGGTCCTAGAGGGTTTGGACCCTCTGGTTCTTAACCTGGTTTACCGgattgaaccggctctggaagaaCGGGGTCGGGTCCTGAAAGGCGCGTTGAGAACCCGACCGCTGCAATGGCAAGTAGGAATGGTGTGAATGGTTGGACTCGTTGCCTTGATGGAGCCCAAAAGAATCATGGTACGAAGGTGAGGAGCTAAGCGAGACTGAACGCCTCGCAGGCTCTAAGTAGGTCCTCCAATCTTCTTGAGGACTAGTGCTCATGGTTACTGAAGGAGTTCGCCGGTGTGATGGCCCAGCCTCATGATCATGACTGGTGAAAATTGGAGCTTTTCCGCCTCTACTGTGACAACTCTAAATTGGAGCTTTTCCGCCTCTACTGTGACAActctcaccaaatcaggtatccgtacgaactaattactatttaattactgcttaattactgtgcttgcttgcaACTGTGAATGAACTGCTACAtgaatactgatacatacacatacttgcatcatactttattaactgtcactccattatttacatacatgttggtgcactacatctgtcgacttcgtgttggatcgagtcttagattacattgtatagattagggcacgttttacgagaaaatggGAGAATGTATGTGTATTAgaccctgatttcgctcatatgttcTTAAAGtaggtgatttcgcttatgtctcaagttgtgatttcgctcatgggGACATGTggtccttggagcgaaatcatcaacactatatatagtgttcttgagcgaaatcagtagaaGAGTTGtatgatttccataccgaggtgctgccggtgtgaagaatgCTTGTATTCGTGATtttatcaatacaatcagtagttaatagtgaatccaagctaaacaaagactgaatcaatgaattctgcctctgattcagtctgcacactcttctaatcgactcgttaggtcgttttgCGATCCTAcaatacagaactttagtgacaaacttgatgcacaaaagcatagtagcacaatgaacggaaaacccagtaaacgtgctgacatagcaagcaccaggcagacactgcctctaaggcttgtatgagccaggaatagtttactacactagtagagagtgtagggaaatgagggttgtagaactgcgtcactaggtgatagttatagtgaccggatgtgcctaaaacatattctaaacacaaattctgcactttaatataaaaattcagcatttaagctaactagtaaagtgcaaaaacatgggaaaataataaaagacgctttccaaagtgtcgggaattctttgtgtcacttaAAATACTATTAAAGACACTTTATAACtttgtttgacactttaacggatcagtatccaaccgaacaaccggactttacccgggacataaaaatattgtcattgacactgtatttctttttctgagccagttaggatccccgaataccctaacacccattaCAAAACACCACACACTAGTAAAAGGTTTAACCTTCTAATTAACTAACTAAACCTTAACTAACTAGTTGAAAATCAACCatgaaacccccccccccccccttgaagGAGTTCGGTTCCCATATGTGGGACACACCCAACatcattttgattattttattgtcCCTTGCTTCATATCTAGAAGACACAATATCTAGAGGATAATTGGAGTTGGTGGATTATAAAAGGAACCATAAGACCTTCACGTTCACAAACCACACTTAACAAACTTCACACATCTCTCTCCTTTCTCTTGCATTCGGCCGACCACTAAGCCCCACCCATCATCATTTTTCGATTTCAATCTTACAATTCCAAGCTCATATAAAGgtgaaggatcacgtataaggaagctcggtgcttacggattgccaaggacctcaccacaacgctattaaccacccatttttcgtctagtttcttccctagcctcgagctagttgtaagtgcttctaatcaccttcttgatcttgtctaaagtggttaataagagatttgtcggatgaaaatcataaacactaaagatcaccaactaaaagtcttgtaagatGATGAACAAAGCGGTTAAagaatgaatattagtgtaaaactcttagatcttgttttgttatggttcttttatgttgtttgatgctagtagtagttcggatcgtcatctaacccggctaagtcatgttcatagaacatgaactagtgtatgttaaagtatgaaaaggactagatgatgaacactactacatatgaacatgaacttgtgtaaaagtgatttttcttacaaaatgaagttctaaactagtagatctaaagatctacaagtggtatttttgaagaaccaagtgtaaaatgaaatcatgtttagaagccagatctttcataaactaaaggcgattttgtgaacacacaagtgtgtagacacttatGTAACgaaattatttttgtaatttttggcTAGAAGTTGTATAAATGCATTTTctgtaaaaataagattttcaagaaaccgatttcatttataacaatagaaagatctattaaaaataatggaaagttactacgcacttttacataacccacaagttcatgtgtttgtgatTTACGTATATTTTTGAACTAGTTGATGTCGAAacattgtttgttgatgttgggaacgttgttgattgaatttataaaagaaaatgatatgctagaaagcgtggccacctccagttatagaggaaactctggcgaaatttttctagaaatataacatttggaaaatatttttacaacaagtgttatgaatataatttttttttaacttgtttttccaaataaatttcgccatgatttttgttacaaaacaaccaagtgtcggaggtgggattttcataaataagacttgttaaatatatatttagtatatatttttcgtagtaacacttgtgtgatttttatgattatttcgtgaactatacaaatattatttttagagtaaaaataatataactcgtaTACACTGAAAAgtaacaactccaaaataatacgaacaccttcataatatttaagttacaccggtattattattattaccacctgaactttatccgtaacttacgtattttcagaaaatattcttaaacgcgtattttgacaaaagtattattttgggaaaattatatgtaataaaatataatatttttgggaaaaatatttatattttggagaaagaattaaaatatattttaagtgagacttaataatatatttttggaattacaagaaaacgcacatgtattaaagtccccatccttgggaaggaatatatttaccaattaattacgaagtgtaatcaagaaatagttgtctaactatttcccaaaaacttaaaccttaagctaaggcacggccgtccgtctaatagaagttagtacgtgtaggtcgtcgcacagcaggttgactgggagatactttttagagacgcacttcggtgagttcatgtcccccttttttcttaactgttttcagtttttttaaactgcgggggtgaaatacatgttactatgattacgagtacttttacacatggtatgattagcgtaaggagggttactacttagatcatgtgagtgggtaggcgggaactgaaggccattagtcctcattgtaggaccgagggacagtagcggtagatctatctgggtgtagcgagcccagccccaggcccaacagtacggacctcggggtgactttgtacccgacgcaaaaatctgctaggtttgagtcttcctactacacttcacacatatcaatggccttgcaaaccattggtgatctctttatttccttatttgctacataccaggatttttatacttacaaaggttttacatactcactacacatgaactcgctcaacaatttttgttgatttttccaacttacatgtatttcagggaactaaggatctggcacggtatgctacgtttccACACTGCGttagagttatgggatcatcctCGTTTAAGGATttcgacttttacctggacgagtcgcaagtcttaaacggtgtttaATTTAAGTTTGTGGTTATGTCTTtcgaacaatgtttttatgttattaggttgtaatttccgttgcatgtgtcaacgctttaagacaatgttgtgttacttttattttaaaacttaaatcaatggatgatctgcatggttttactttcatttagctttgttgtgattaagctatggtattaagaagtcacaccaaattaacccacgcttccgcaaagccagggtgtgacagcttggtatcagagctctgatcatagcgaactaggattctttctcgagtctagactatgatcactagggctctcatgaaaacatttttacattgcataccacttaagtccagatccaggtcacaaaatatttttacaaaagttgagcacattttgtttgttagttatggctcagtctgggaggctgaggctcggtctgggaggctgaggctcggtctgggaggctgaggaaGTTGTCTattgggactagggagtcagtctgggaggctgggagaattgtctagtgggactagggagtcagtctgggaggctgggagaattgtctagtgggactagggagtcagtctgggaggctgggagagttgactagtgggactagggagtcagtctgggaggctgggaggctagtgggactaggaggactatttgattgcttattggtgactaatgtgcttatttgactatatgattgattaattgtgcatatgtgtgtttgtattACAGACGATATGCCTTCATCCGTCACCGGAGAGTCGGACACCACAGACCCTATGCCCATAGTGTCGGACGACAGAGTGTCATCAGAGCACAAGGTGCACACTTCGCATACCACCATCacggatgatgatgattttcagccattcgcgctgcctgatgtcgttgttgagcccgctgatggccctatcgtcggggatttgccgctcgcggtgatccctgctcctataccTCTTGCAGCGTACCCTGTTATTGATATGCCCCTTGACGTAGtcgctgacgacgacgtcgacttgtttgaCGAGGATCCACTAGAGGATAactttgagggcgaggcccacaTAGCTGCTGGCGATCTCTTACTACTCGCGGATGCTCATGCAGAGGAGGCACCCATCCATTCAcccgtcccagactcctttgagtctgtggcatctgcaccatcACACGCGCAGGGAGTGCAACACTACTCGCATGATACAGACCCTGATAGAGCGTCGTCCGCTGCACCTGCCCCTGCCCCGAGTTTTGTGATCGATCATGACATTGATGATGATTCAGACCCCGCTTTCCCACCTGGTTTCGATCCAGACCAGGAGATTGAGTTTATCCAtttagatcagcccatggaggatcccgtgGCACCTGTTGACCCTATGTTTGCTGATCACGCTGATTTCGAGATGGAGTTTGACGATCCAGAGCCTGCTGTAGCccccgagccagtagttgctccagaccccgcattcgagcatgaccctattcatgctgatgtacccgctgttgatcctttgattgctgatataCCTGTCAATGATCATCCTATTGTTGCCCCACTGTTGGAGGGtgatcatgctgttgatgctcctatcgatgcccctcacattgctgATATTCCGGCTGATCCTCTTTTTGCCCCTCTTCCTGACCCAGTGCCTGTAGAGCCCGATCATGCACCCTTTGCGACCCATGTAGACCCTCGATATGCGCACACCCgaaatgggtggatagacgatgatgatgactacCCGCCTTTTGTGGTACCTGTCACACCTGCTTCAGCACCTGATTCAGTTCCTATTGATGCACCCTTGTTTCCTGCACACGTCACTGATGCGCATCGCGCAGACCTGCCTATCACATTTATCCAGGacatacctccaccacgtcctggggagggttcatctCGTCAGCCTTTTGGCCATGCACCTTTCATGCCtggaggagatcagtttgtaccACAGATCTCTCATCATACTGCTGTTCCCCCTGTTGCACCATTTGTTGTGCCATCCTTTGCTCCATCTAGTGAGCCTTTTCTCTGGACTTCACCACCCATCATGCCGCCATCTGATCCTTATCATCCTTATCACATGAGTTCTTCCACATAGGATATTCTCTGGTCTTTTATGATTCAGCAGGAGGCGTTGACTCGTCGCgtgcaggagcttgagagagctcagcgaccatCATGCCAGTGCCAGGGCCAGACTCACCCTGCGATATCACACCCTCCTCGTCCATTATCTCCTGATTCCGCTGCACGTTTTTGGACTCAGGAGCAGCAGCTAGCGTATCTGTTGCGTTCTCatcgagccatggaggaggattggcttcagaTGCGACGTTTGTTCTTTTCCTGTTTTCCCCCTCATCCACCGccattgttggtgcactacgtctgtcgactacgtcttatatTGAGTTTAGAGTTGTATAGGTTAGATATGGCACGAAATTCTAGAAACATGAGATTGTATAGGTTCGTTTATGTGTCAATCTtctaggttcgcttttgtgtcaagtcataggtccgctcatttgtcaagtaatgtaggttcgcttatacggacatgaccgtataagcgaaacctgttgGCCTATATAAGGGGCATTTCGAGCGAACCTAAACAGTAGTTAGAGGTGTATTCTTCCggcaagccacgaagtgctgccgaagtgctgtcagattCTGTAAATGCTATaaaaatcaatacaacagcaattaTAAGGGAATCCGGCTGAAatcgcaccaaatcattagtttccgcctcttgatttggataggaactcttctgatcgactcaaacagggccgaacacgatcctacaagtggtatcagagctcaggaggaggagttcttgccatttcagctgcatttcatctgtttttctacactttcttcaatattttaaattttttttacggaaaaaccagctcaatttcacacattgcactcggaatcatgtattagtaaaccctTAGTTTCAGAtttaaaatcgacctagaaagtaGGATTTTTGGGGTTTCTCTTATACGAGCACGTTCAAAAAGTGACATCAGCAaataggtccgctccaaattacctgataggtccgctccaaagacaCTTTTTGTTGTAGTTCCGCTCgagaggtccgctcatagggactTGATTCTTGAAGGTTCGCTCTAGAGGTTCGCTTTTAGGAAAATATTTGTtgtaggtccgctccaaattcAGTTGAGGGTCCGATCGTGTGAACATTTAAAGGTTCCGCTTATTGTGACATGGGAGGTTCGCTCGTGTAAACACTTTAGGTTCCGCTCTTAGTGAAATTTGAAGTTCCGCTCATAAACACAActctggttcgcttttctgtcacatCTTCAGAGATCCGCTTATTTGATCAATTTGCCTAAACTTGGAAATTTTGTGTAATTTGGACAATTGAACAATGGACACTGAATTCTATAACGCCTTTGCTTGCCCAATCACAATCACTCAGAATACGTTActtgaaaatgaaactggaacgtCTCAGAAgccgcctaaactcatggatattgatgattataatgcgtggtctgaacggtttggaaattgggttgaagcatatcatttggatgcgtgggaacacactgaggaaccatatgttagacccacaaCGAATGGTGTGCAATtaacaattcgagaaatgagtacggaagataaaaagaaatatcgagatgaaaaattgatggtgagtttgcttcagcaagcgataaaggaagatatcttgatattgcttcaacatgatggaacaacttattcaatttggacagaattggaagtgaaatttgttggaagtgatgatatgctaaaaaacaaaatgtctctcatgaaaaaagaatttgatctgtttcgtggtttgaaatctgaaaacaccaagcaaataattgacagatattgtaacttggtgagaaatatgacaaaacttggaattaagaaagataccgacgaattgattgaa
Above is a window of Helianthus annuus cultivar XRQ/B chromosome 14, HanXRQr2.0-SUNRISE, whole genome shotgun sequence DNA encoding:
- the LOC110906696 gene encoding vegetative cell wall protein gp1-like, with amino-acid sequence MPLDVVADDDVDLFDEDPLEDNFEGEAHIAAGDLLLLADAHAEEAPIHSPVPDSFESVASAPSHAQGVQHYSHDTDPDRASSAAPAPAPSFVIDHDIDDDSDPAFPPGFDPDQEIEFIHLDQPMEDPVAPVDPMFADHADFEMEFDDPEPAVAPEPGDHAVDAPIDAPHIADIPADPLFAPLPDPVPVEPDHAPFATHVDPRYAHTRNGWIDDDDDYPPFVVPVTPASAPDSVPIDAPLFPAHVTDAHRADLPITFIQDIPPPRPGEGSSRQPFGHAPFMPGGDQFVPQISHHTAVPPVAPFVVPSFAPSSEPFLWTSPPIMPPSDPYHPYHMSSST